One window of the Rhipicephalus microplus isolate Deutch F79 chromosome 2, USDA_Rmic, whole genome shotgun sequence genome contains the following:
- the LOC142794622 gene encoding cytoplasmic dynein 2 heavy chain 1-like, with amino-acid sequence MHCWQDEAALEQHWCALGSASLDECAEWLDAGLALLEDMQPTKSLDSLRDALGRGLAARLEVLLGDLDPWHAPLTKVQQELGLALSACGRSPSADAVLGGRIRTMLQARLTQEQLVRLAPPTTQEPLPAAPRFSDPGPEWCAAMALHTQWLAPLAARAAATLRERLMRTTGLSLLQECKSYSELLKHPDVQAQLAHERNMLLHALGECMDEAKKSYEQTSCSIQGVPDVVRDIVGLQELRTRLEEAREVVRLLNDGSDTWETLVQKLNRACDEAREAAADRLDAWSRNAQQVATKTSLQEDEPALILGPGGRPRVSLSPRLASIASEARQLRTLGCRLPPLRQLEDIAARAGHRARQLQQVTSHDP; translated from the exons ATGCATTGCT GGCAGGATGAAGCTGCGCTAGAGCAACACTGGTGCGCTTTGGGTTCTGCTAGCCTGGACGAGTGTGCTGAATGGCTGGACGCAGGTCTGGCACTACTGGAGGACATGCAGCCCACTAAGTCCTTGGATTCTCTACGTGATGCACTAG GTCGAGGTCTGGCGGCCAGGCTAGAAGTGCTCCTTGGAGACTTGGACCCATGGCACGCACCTTTGACCAAGGTCCAGCAAGAGCTCGGTTTGGCTCTATCGGCGTGTGGCCGCAGCCCAAGCGCGGACGCCGTCCTGGGCGGCCGAATCCGTACAATGCTGCAGGCACGCCTTACGCAAGAGCAGCTGGTTCGTCTCGCGCCGCCCACCACGCAGGAACCACTGCCCGCGGCTCCGCGGTTCTCGGACCCCGGGCCCGAATGGTGCGCCGCCATGGCTCTACACACCCAGTGGCTGGCCCCGCTGGCTGCCAGAGCTGCCGCCACACTCAGGGAACGACTGATGCGGACAACAGGACTATCG CTCTTGCAGGAATGTAAATCCTACTCCGAGCTGCTTAAACATCCTGACGTGCAAGCTCAGCTAGCCCATGAAAG AAACATGCTTCTGCACGCTCTGGGCGAGTGCATGGATGAGGCGAAGAAGTCATACGAGCAAACTTCGTGCAGCATACAGGGAGTGCCGGACGTCGTCAGAGACATAGTCGGCCTTCAGGAACTGCGCACCAGG CTGGAGGAGGCTCGGGAGGTGGTGCGCCTGCTAAACGACGGCAGCGACACCTGGGAAACACTGGTGCAGAAGCTTAACAGGGCGTGCGACGAAGCAAGGGAAGCCGCCGCAGACCGGCTGGACGCTTGGAGCCGCAACGCTCAGCAGGTCGCCACTAAGACGAG TCTCCAGGAGGACGAACCTGCATTGATCCTGGGTCCGGGTGGCCGTCCCCGGGTCAGCCTGAGCCCCCGGCTGGCGTCCATCGCTTCCGAAGCGAGGCAGCTGCGCACACTGGGCTGCCGGCTTCCGCCCCTTCGCCAGCTTGAGGACATTGCTGCTCGTGCCGGACACCGTGCACGTCAGCTGCAGCAGGTGACAAGCCACGACCCTTGA